In Maledivibacter sp., a single window of DNA contains:
- a CDS encoding cation diffusion facilitator family transporter, whose amino-acid sequence MNNISTLSDDERYRFGNKITWITVIINIILAVVKVGAGILFNSTAILADGVHTISDVGSSIGIILGFFISKKPEDKEHQYGHEKAESIAGFVLAIFLTAVGVNIGYSAFKIIIIGKTEVPGILAAWIAGGSIFVKEIQFRIAMYGGKRINSNALIADAWHHRSDALSSIAALVGIIGARMGYVFLDPLAALIVSAIIIKIGVELFIQGYNELMDISIGEEALQDIVNKILCHKEIININKIRTRKHGPKVFVDIKICVDPGITILKGDTISHEVEGIVYDNLDNVKEVLISIRPCKNIKKGQCLSCENNSFK is encoded by the coding sequence TTGAATAATATAAGTACCTTATCAGATGATGAAAGATATAGATTCGGAAATAAGATAACATGGATTACAGTTATAATTAATATCATCTTGGCAGTAGTAAAGGTTGGGGCAGGGATACTGTTTAATTCCACCGCGATATTAGCCGATGGAGTCCATACTATTTCCGATGTGGGAAGTTCTATTGGTATAATTTTAGGATTCTTTATTTCAAAGAAACCCGAGGATAAGGAGCATCAATATGGACACGAAAAAGCAGAATCCATAGCGGGTTTTGTATTGGCTATTTTTTTGACTGCTGTAGGAGTAAATATAGGATATTCAGCATTTAAAATAATCATAATAGGAAAAACAGAGGTCCCAGGTATTTTAGCGGCATGGATTGCTGGGGGCTCTATATTCGTAAAGGAAATACAATTTAGAATAGCGATGTACGGAGGAAAAAGAATAAATAGTAATGCCCTTATAGCAGATGCTTGGCATCATCGTTCCGATGCCCTATCTTCTATTGCTGCATTAGTAGGTATAATTGGAGCAAGGATGGGATATGTCTTTTTAGATCCTCTAGCGGCTTTGATAGTATCAGCGATAATCATAAAAATAGGAGTGGAGCTATTTATACAAGGATATAATGAGCTTATGGATATATCCATAGGGGAAGAAGCGTTACAGGATATAGTCAATAAAATACTTTGTCATAAAGAGATAATAAACATAAATAAAATTAGAACAAGAAAACATGGACCAAAGGTGTTTGTAGATATTAAGATATGCGTAGATCCCGGTATTACAATTTTAAAGGGGGATACTATATCCCATGAAGTAGAGGGGATAGTATATGATAACCTAGATAATGTGAAAGAAGTGTTGATATCCATAAGGCCCTGCAAAAATATAAAGAAGGGTCAATGTCTATCATGTGAAAACAATAGTTTTAAATAG
- a CDS encoding trypsin-like peptidase domain-containing protein, whose product MFKDKNEFLSDCKEIVEVRTTPIKKRRSFKNILIFGIIFSMVGGFSVGAGYKFSESYLWKYDQDNEVVKENKQTEIIDSSLVQRVNYNRTSSSIADIAQEVGPSIVAITSKVKVRDWFDNQYLQEGQGSGVIFEVGDKDVMIVTNEHVVNGAAEVMVTLYDNKKVPASIIGIDSETDLAVLKIDKKHIPKEILGKVMAAKFGDSEALRVGETAIAMGNPMGYNDTVTVGVISALNRELQLPDKKLKLVQTDAAINPGNSGGALVNSNGEVVGINTIKIADTKVEGIGFAIPINSVKPIINELAKKGSISRPFLGIVGKDIDQSTSELYELPIGIFIADVMEKSAADVAGIKRGDVIIEFEGEKIFSMEQLSKLIKERKVGDQVTIKIIRNGKEKKELKAVLQEKS is encoded by the coding sequence ATGTTTAAGGATAAAAATGAATTTCTAAGTGATTGTAAAGAGATAGTTGAAGTAAGAACTACGCCTATTAAGAAAAGGAGATCATTTAAAAATATCTTGATATTTGGGATTATTTTTTCAATGGTAGGGGGTTTTTCAGTAGGTGCAGGTTATAAATTTAGTGAAAGCTACTTATGGAAGTATGATCAAGACAATGAGGTCGTAAAGGAGAATAAGCAGACAGAAATTATCGATTCCTCACTGGTACAAAGGGTAAATTATAATAGGACTAGTTCATCTATAGCTGATATTGCCCAGGAGGTAGGACCTTCAATAGTAGCTATCACAAGTAAGGTTAAAGTAAGGGATTGGTTTGATAATCAATACCTTCAGGAGGGTCAAGGGTCAGGGGTTATATTTGAAGTAGGCGATAAGGATGTTATGATTGTAACAAATGAGCATGTTGTAAATGGGGCGGCAGAAGTAATGGTTACTTTATATGATAATAAGAAGGTACCAGCTTCCATAATTGGAATTGATTCAGAAACAGACCTAGCCGTATTGAAGATAGATAAAAAACATATACCAAAAGAAATATTAGGAAAAGTTATGGCTGCAAAATTTGGAGATTCCGAAGCTTTAAGGGTTGGGGAAACAGCTATAGCTATGGGAAATCCAATGGGATATAACGATACAGTAACAGTTGGAGTTATCAGTGCTTTGAACAGGGAATTACAGCTTCCCGATAAGAAGCTAAAGCTAGTTCAAACCGATGCAGCCATAAACCCAGGAAATAGCGGAGGAGCCCTTGTGAATAGTAATGGAGAAGTTGTTGGAATAAATACCATTAAGATTGCCGATACAAAGGTTGAGGGAATAGGATTTGCTATACCAATCAATTCAGTTAAGCCTATTATTAATGAACTTGCGAAGAAGGGTTCTATATCAAGACCATTTCTTGGAATAGTAGGAAAGGATATTGATCAAAGTACATCTGAGCTTTATGAATTACCTATAGGTATATTTATTGCCGATGTAATGGAAAAAAGTGCTGCAGATGTGGCTGGGATTAAAAGAGGCGATGTAATAATTGAATTTGAAGGCGAAAAAATATTTTCAATGGAGCAGTTAAGTAAGTTGATAAAAGAGAGAAAAGTTGGAGATCAGGTTACTATAAAAATTATTAGAAATGGTAAAGAGAAAAAAGAATTGAAGGCAGTTCTACAAGAAAAAAGCTAG
- a CDS encoding HAMP domain-containing histidine kinase: MRSLFGKMFIIYIVVILISFIALISILSTTFEDYFMSQKEKSLIGQCEKIQKQYSLVYEKGPRYIDSLKDEMEALDKYLDARIWWVNRSGEIYVDPELENTTWLGEKLPYEEIEEVFKGYIIKRKGRFRNYFEEPVLTIGYPIIIDNKVVLALFMHSSIPEIKRTVSDVYRIAITGLIFSILIACIAAFFLSKNLNKDIKNLNEAVRFVSKGNFEKRLTIRRKDELGQLAENFNCMAVELNKLEELRRTFISNLSHDIRSPLTSIKGFLQAILDGTIPKDKQDNYLRIALRESERLTKMTNDILDLSKMEGGQLELCRTEFSINSLLINEIEKHETRLLDKNIHVEFDLFEGNDLVNGDIEQITRVVYNLVDNAIKFVDQSGKISFRTVLRKDKVHVSIKNTGNIINGDEMIYIWHRFHKSDKSRGEDRRGSGLGLSIVKAIIKNHGEDITVKSSKEQGTVFTFTLTTK, translated from the coding sequence TTGAGGTCACTATTTGGAAAAATGTTTATTATATATATAGTTGTAATTTTGATTAGCTTTATAGCATTGATATCCATTTTATCCACTACATTTGAAGATTATTTTATGAGCCAAAAAGAAAAATCATTGATTGGGCAGTGTGAAAAAATTCAGAAGCAATATTCTCTGGTTTATGAAAAAGGACCAAGGTATATCGATAGCTTGAAGGATGAAATGGAAGCTTTGGATAAATATCTGGATGCTCGAATATGGTGGGTGAATAGAAGTGGAGAGATTTATGTTGATCCAGAGTTGGAAAATACTACATGGTTGGGAGAAAAACTGCCCTATGAAGAAATAGAAGAAGTATTTAAGGGATATATCATAAAAAGAAAGGGTAGATTTAGGAATTATTTCGAAGAGCCTGTACTAACTATTGGATATCCAATTATAATTGATAATAAAGTTGTTTTAGCATTATTTATGCATTCTTCAATTCCAGAAATTAAAAGAACAGTGTCAGATGTCTACAGGATAGCCATAACTGGTCTAATCTTTTCAATATTGATAGCGTGTATAGCAGCATTTTTCTTGTCCAAGAATTTGAATAAGGATATTAAAAATCTAAATGAGGCCGTTAGGTTTGTTTCAAAGGGTAATTTTGAAAAACGGTTGACTATTAGGAGAAAGGATGAGCTAGGACAGCTGGCAGAGAATTTTAATTGTATGGCTGTGGAGCTAAATAAATTAGAGGAGCTAAGAAGAACCTTTATATCAAATTTATCCCATGATATTCGTTCGCCCCTTACTTCTATTAAGGGCTTTCTACAGGCGATTCTCGATGGAACTATTCCTAAAGACAAGCAGGATAACTACTTAAGAATCGCTTTAAGGGAAAGTGAAAGATTAACTAAGATGACTAATGATATCTTGGATTTATCTAAAATGGAGGGTGGCCAGCTGGAGCTTTGTAGAACGGAGTTTAGCATAAATAGTTTATTGATTAATGAAATAGAAAAGCATGAAACTAGGTTATTAGATAAAAATATACATGTAGAATTTGATTTGTTTGAGGGAAATGATTTAGTTAATGGGGATATAGAACAGATTACGAGGGTTGTATACAATCTCGTTGACAATGCCATTAAATTTGTAGATCAAAGTGGTAAAATCAGTTTTAGAACGGTACTTAGAAAAGATAAAGTTCATGTGTCAATAAAAAATACAGGGAATATAATTAATGGGGATGAGATGATATATATATGGCATAGATTCCATAAGTCTGATAAATCAAGGGGGGAAGACAGGAGGGGTTCAGGTCTGGGATTGTCCATAGTAAAGGCTATCATTAAAAACCATGGAGAAGATATAACTGTAAAGAGTAGTAAAGAACAAGGGACGGTTTTCACTTTCACATTGACCACAAAGTAA
- a CDS encoding PFL family protein → MSKFNNIMETIKMIEKEKLDIRTITMGISLLDCCDPDGKKARRKIYDKIVRYAEKLVETGEIIETKYGIPIINKRISVTPISLIAGASSDDNYVEFAKTLDKAAKAVGVNFIGGFSALVQKGYSKGDRILIDSIPQALAETERVCSSVNIGDTKSGINMDAVRDMGEIIKKTAYLTRKNDSIGCAKLVVFANAVEDNPFMAGAFHGVGEAECIINVGVSGPGVVKAALEKVRGESFDVVADTIKKTAFKITRAGQLVAMEASRMLNVPFGILDLSLAPTPAVGDSVARILEEMGIESCGGHGTTAALALLNDAVKKGGIMASSHVGGLSGAFIPVSEDEGMINAVKAGSINLEKLEAMTCVCSVGLDMIAIPGDTPETTISAIIADEAAIGVINKKTTAVRLIPVHGKGLGEEVVFGGLLGTAPIMAVSKFSSADFVMRGGRIPAPVHSFKN, encoded by the coding sequence ATGAGTAAGTTCAATAATATAATGGAAACCATAAAAATGATTGAGAAGGAAAAGCTTGATATCAGAACCATTACTATGGGAATATCACTATTAGATTGCTGCGATCCAGATGGGAAAAAGGCTAGAAGAAAAATATACGATAAAATAGTTAGATATGCCGAGAAATTAGTAGAGACTGGAGAAATCATTGAAACTAAATATGGTATACCCATAATAAATAAAAGAATATCTGTAACACCTATCTCCCTTATTGCAGGGGCAAGTAGTGATGATAACTATGTTGAGTTTGCAAAGACCCTTGATAAAGCTGCAAAGGCTGTAGGAGTTAATTTCATAGGAGGATTTTCAGCCCTTGTGCAAAAAGGCTATTCCAAGGGCGATAGGATACTGATAGATTCCATACCCCAGGCCCTTGCCGAGACGGAAAGAGTATGTTCTTCCGTAAATATTGGAGATACTAAATCGGGAATAAATATGGATGCCGTAAGGGATATGGGGGAAATAATTAAAAAAACTGCCTATTTGACCAGGAAAAATGATAGTATAGGCTGTGCAAAGCTCGTTGTTTTTGCCAATGCAGTGGAGGATAATCCCTTTATGGCGGGAGCGTTCCATGGAGTTGGGGAAGCTGAGTGCATAATAAATGTTGGAGTAAGTGGGCCAGGAGTAGTTAAGGCAGCCCTTGAGAAGGTAAGGGGTGAGAGCTTCGATGTTGTAGCTGATACTATAAAGAAAACTGCATTCAAGATAACCAGAGCCGGTCAATTGGTTGCCATGGAAGCTTCAAGGATGTTAAATGTCCCCTTTGGAATACTGGACTTATCCTTAGCACCCACGCCAGCTGTTGGAGATAGTGTTGCAAGGATATTGGAAGAAATGGGTATTGAAAGCTGTGGAGGGCATGGAACTACGGCAGCTTTAGCATTATTAAATGATGCAGTCAAAAAGGGAGGTATCATGGCATCATCCCATGTAGGGGGATTAAGCGGAGCATTTATTCCTGTAAGTGAAGATGAAGGTATGATTAATGCAGTGAAGGCTGGTTCTATCAATTTAGAAAAGCTAGAGGCCATGACATGTGTTTGCTCCGTTGGACTTGACATGATAGCAATTCCCGGGGATACACCAGAAACTACTATATCGGCAATTATAGCCGATGAAGCCGCCATAGGAGTTATAAATAAAAAGACCACTGCAGTAAGGTTAATACCCGTTCATGGGAAGGGACTAGGCGAAGAGGTAGTATTTGGAGGACTTTTAGGTACAGCGCCCATTATGGCTGTGAGTAAGTTTTCAAGTGCCGATTTTGTAATGAGAGGTGGCAGAATTCCAGCTCCCGTCCATAGCTTTAAGAACTAA
- the gdhA gene encoding NADP-specific glutamate dehydrogenase — translation MTQKTMNAGDYINEVLEKVKNRNASEPEFLQAVEEVLVSLAPVLEKHPEYVEANLLERMVEPERQILFRVPWVDDNGNIQVNRGMRIQFNGAIGPYKGGLRFHPSVYIGIIKFLGFEQIFKNSLTGLPIGGGKGGSDFDARGKSDAEIMRFCQSFMTELYRHIGPDVDVPAGDIGVGGREIGYLYGQYRRLKGSFENGVLTGKGLSYGGSLIRPEATGFGVTYFCQEMLNHQGETLKGKTVALSGFGNVAWGACQKVEQLGGKVVTLSGPDGYIYDPEGITGEKIDYLLEMRASGRDKVQDYADKYGVEFFPGEKPWGRKVDIIMPCATQNDIHLEHAKQIVANEIKYVVEGANMPTTNEAVKYLQENGVLVGPAKAANAGGVATSALEMSQNSMRLSWTKEEVDDKLHQIMSNIHNNAMKAAKDYGFGYNLVAGANIAGFLKVADAMHAQGNY, via the coding sequence ATGACACAAAAAACTATGAATGCTGGGGATTACATCAACGAGGTATTAGAAAAAGTAAAAAACAGAAATGCTAGTGAACCAGAATTTTTACAGGCGGTTGAGGAAGTATTGGTTTCCTTGGCTCCTGTTTTAGAAAAACATCCGGAGTATGTAGAAGCGAATTTACTTGAAAGAATGGTTGAACCGGAAAGACAAATTCTTTTTAGAGTACCTTGGGTTGATGATAATGGTAATATTCAGGTTAACCGCGGAATGAGAATCCAATTCAATGGAGCTATTGGCCCATATAAAGGTGGTTTGAGATTCCATCCATCAGTTTATATTGGTATCATTAAATTCCTAGGATTTGAGCAAATATTTAAAAACTCATTAACTGGACTTCCAATAGGCGGAGGTAAAGGTGGATCTGACTTTGATGCCAGGGGAAAATCTGATGCTGAGATCATGAGATTCTGTCAAAGCTTCATGACAGAGCTTTATAGACATATCGGTCCAGATGTAGACGTTCCAGCTGGTGACATTGGTGTCGGTGGAAGAGAAATAGGATATCTTTATGGACAATATAGAAGACTAAAAGGTTCATTTGAAAATGGGGTTCTTACGGGAAAAGGACTTTCCTATGGTGGCAGCTTAATTAGACCAGAGGCTACTGGATTTGGAGTAACTTATTTCTGTCAAGAGATGCTAAATCATCAGGGAGAAACATTAAAAGGAAAAACAGTAGCTTTATCAGGCTTTGGAAATGTTGCCTGGGGAGCATGCCAAAAGGTTGAACAGTTAGGCGGAAAAGTAGTTACCCTTTCAGGTCCCGATGGATATATATATGATCCAGAGGGAATAACTGGAGAAAAAATAGATTATCTACTGGAAATGAGAGCTTCTGGAAGAGATAAAGTTCAAGATTATGCAGATAAGTATGGTGTAGAATTCTTCCCTGGAGAAAAACCATGGGGAAGAAAGGTTGATATAATAATGCCATGTGCTACTCAAAATGATATTCATTTAGAACATGCTAAACAAATAGTTGCTAATGAAATCAAATATGTGGTAGAAGGTGCTAATATGCCTACTACAAATGAAGCCGTAAAATATCTACAAGAAAACGGAGTCTTAGTAGGCCCAGCTAAAGCAGCGAATGCTGGTGGAGTTGCAACTTCAGCCCTTGAAATGTCTCAAAACAGCATGAGATTATCCTGGACTAAGGAAGAAGTTGACGATAAGTTACATCAAATAATGAGTAATATTCATAATAATGCTATGAAAGCTGCCAAGGATTATGGATTCGGATATAATCTAGTTGCAGGTGCCAATATAGCTGGTTTCTTAAAGGTTGCCGACGCTATGCATGCACAGGGAAATTACTAA
- a CDS encoding ACT domain-containing protein, which translates to MKAVITVIGKDKIGIISEVTSVLAEKNANVLDISQTILQDYFTMIMIVELEKMDIHFMELKEKLEIVGKKIGMSVKIQHEDIFNAMHKI; encoded by the coding sequence ATGAAAGCAGTTATTACTGTTATAGGAAAGGACAAAATTGGTATTATATCTGAAGTTACGTCGGTATTGGCGGAGAAGAATGCTAATGTTTTAGATATAAGTCAAACTATATTGCAGGATTATTTTACTATGATAATGATTGTGGAGCTTGAAAAAATGGATATTCACTTTATGGAGTTAAAGGAGAAGCTTGAGATTGTGGGCAAAAAAATAGGAATGTCAGTCAAGATACAGCATGAAGATATATTTAATGCCATGCATAAAATTTAA